A part of Capsicum annuum cultivar UCD-10X-F1 chromosome 6, UCD10Xv1.1, whole genome shotgun sequence genomic DNA contains:
- the LOC107874961 gene encoding auxin-responsive protein SAUR32 gives MGHNHHLNFHFHFHHHGHGHGHGKRELKDIPKGCLGITVGQGEEQQRFVIPVIYINHPLFMQLLKEAEEEYGFDHSGPINIPCHIEEFRHVQGIIDKETTSHHHHTHNPCCFKA, from the coding sequence ATGGGTCATAACCATCATCTGAAtttccattttcattttcatcatcatggCCATGGCCATGGCCATGGGAAGAGGGAATTGAAGGATATCCCAAAAGGGTGTCTGGGAATAACTGTAGGACAAGGTGAAGAGCAGCAGAGGTTTGTGATACCAGTGATATACATCAATCATCCCCTGTTTATGCAGCTGTTGAAGGAAGCAGAGGAAGAATATGGTTTTGATCATAGTGGACCTATTAATATTCCTTGTCATATTGAAGAATTTCGACATGTTCAAGGGATTATTGACAAGGAAACTACTTCACACCACCACCATACTCACAACCCCTGCTGCTTTAAAGCCTGA